In Drosophila teissieri strain GT53w chromosome 2R, Prin_Dtei_1.1, whole genome shotgun sequence, the following proteins share a genomic window:
- the LOC122612507 gene encoding tafazzin isoform X2, whose product MQYVQAPEARPVPDERFPGSQQDRKDIATQTERCSQSKDQRPPSPSSPPSPPQKLNSSTLPPPMSDRDADPPLDVATGVAMPYNIDWIFPRLRNPSKFWYVVSQCVVTAVGIFSKVVLMFLNKPRVYNKERLVQLISKRPKGIPLVTVSNHYSCFDDPGLWGCLPMGLVCNTYKIRWSMAAHDICFTNKLHSLFFMFGKCIPVVRGIGVYQDAINLCIEKAALGHWIHVFPEGKVNMEKEELRLKWGVGRIIYESPKIPIILPLWHEGMDELLPNVEPYVFQRHKKVTLNVGQPLDLNDFILDLKKRQVPEPTARKLITDKIQEAFRDLRAETEKLHRERN is encoded by the exons ATG CAGTACGTCCAAGCTCCGGAGGCGCGGCCAGTGCCCGATGAGCGCTTTCCGGGCAGCCAACAAGATAGGAAGGATATCGCCACCCAGACCGAGCGGTGCAGCCAGTCCAAGGACCAGCGGCCGCCTTCGCCTTCATCGCCTCCATCGCCTCCCCAGAAGCTGAACTCCTCTACCCTTCCGCCCCCAATGTCCGACCGGGATGCTGATCCCCCTCTGGATGTGGCTACCGGCGTGGCGATGCCCTACAACATAGACTGGATATTCCCTAGGCTGAGGAACCCCTCGAAGTTCTGGTACGTGGTCAGCCAGTGCGTCGTCACCGCCGTTGGAATCTTCAGCAAGGTTGTGCTGA TGTTTCTGAATAAGCCCCGCGTCTACAACAAGGAGCGCCTGGTCCAGCTGATTTCCAAGCGCCCCAAGGGCATTCCCCTGGTCACCGTGTCCAACCACTACTCCTGCTTCGATGATCCTGGGCTGTGGGGCTGCCTTCCCATGGGACTCGTCTGCAACACCTATAAAATCCGCTGGTCGATGGCCGCCCACGACATCTGCTTCACCAACAAGCTGCACTCGCTCTTCTTTATGTTTG GCAAGTGCATACCTGTGGTGCGTGGCATCGGTGTCTACCAGGATGCCATCAACCTGTGCATCGAGAAGGCCGCACTGGGCCATTGGATCCACGTGTTTCCCGAAGGCAAGGTGAATATggagaaggaggagctgcGACTCAAATGGGGCGTGGGCAGGATCATCTACGAGTCGCCGAAGATTCCCATCATTCTGCCCTTGTGGCACGAGGGCATGGACGAGCTGTTGCCCAATGTGGAGCCCTATGTGTTTCAGCGGCACAAGAAGGTCACCCTGAATGTGGGCCAGCCCTTGGACCTAAACGACTTTATTTTGGACCTAAAAAAGCGGCAAGTGCCGGAGCCAACGGCACGGAAGCTCATTACAGACAAAATCCAGGAAGCCTTTCGG GATTTGCGGGCGGAGACGGAGAAATTGCATAGAGAACGCAACTAG
- the LOC122613939 gene encoding proto-oncogene serine/threonine-protein kinase mos, with the protein MGDLLLNTPKRKQLLKDGPPVPTRCQVLGRGAYGIVFKAIYRDRSVAVKIIRAQAASTLHNESHLLNLEHRNIVRLFKLESAADFGLVIMECPRGQSLQRIVDTLALPLMHRVLITLDVVAALRYCHSQNVLHLDVKPTNILVALGTKSSVAGNSSKVKVKRSYICKLCDFGSSIEVGEFCAWQEPTVARGTLRYMSPEALRSDTLTEASDIYSLGITMWQLQARRLPYHTLDCNETIAYQVVKHELRPDNYHQLKILAIDCEWNLANESAANVICRRANTSARRNLSLDPSYTAGRELKKKRRRNRLALHFDSPAPEGSACSESAYSKLYKSCWVSGPESRLSSIQLKHELEFILCHST; encoded by the exons ATGGGAGACCTTTTATTGAATACTCCGAAGAGAAAGCAATTGCTCAAGGATGGTCCACCCGTACCCACCAGGTGCCAGGTGCTCGGACGTGGAGCCTACGGCATTGTTTTTAAAGCTATTTACAGAG ATCGCTCCGTTGCTGTAAAGATAATTCGTGCCCAGGCGGCCTCAACTTTGCACAATGAGTCCCATTTGCTGAACCTGGAGCATCGGAACATTGTACGCCTTTTCAAGCTGGAGTCCGCCGCAGATTTTGGCTTGGTCATCATGGAGTGTCCGAGGGGACAAAGTCTGCAGAGGATCGTTGACACTTTGGCTCTACCTCTGATGCACAGGGTTTT AATAACCCTGGATGTGGTTGCTGCTCTGAGGTACTGCCATTCCCAAAACGTATTACATCTGGATGTAAAGCCAACCAATATATTGGTTGCCCTGGGAACAAAGTCTTCGGTAGCCGGCAATTCCTCTAAGGTCAAAGTGAAGCGAAGCTACATCTGCAAGCTCTGCGATTTTGGCTCCTCCATTGAGGTGGGCGAGTTTTGTGCCTGGCAGGAGCCAACCGTGGCCAGAGGAACCCTGAGGTACATGTCTCCAGAAGCGCTGCGATCGGATACTCTTACCGAAGCCTCCGATATCTACTCGCTGGGCATTACAATGTGGCAACTGCAAGCCCGCAGATTGCCCTATCACACGCTCGATTGCAATGAAACCATAGCCTACCAGGTGGTTAAGCACGAACTGCGTCCGGACAACTATCATCAATTAAAGATTCTGGCCATTGACTGCGAGTGGAACTTGGCCAATGAAAGCGCCGCCAACGTGATCTGCAGAAGGGCAAATACCTCGGCGCGGCGTAATCTAAGCCTCGATCCATCTTACACCGCCGGCCGTGAACTGAAAAAGAAGCGCCGCCGGAACCGATTAGCACTCCACTTTGATAGTCCGGCGCCGGAGGGCAGTGCGTGCTCGGAAAGCGCTTACTCCAAACTATACAAAAGCTGCTGGGTCAGCGGCCCGGAATCTCGATTGAGTTCTATTCAGCTGAAGCATGAGCTGGAATTCATTCTTTGTCATAGCACCTAG
- the LOC122612507 gene encoding tafazzin isoform X3, translating into MSDRDADPPLDVATGVAMPYNIDWIFPRLRNPSKFWYVVSQCVVTAVGIFSKVVLMFLNKPRVYNKERLVQLISKRPKGIPLVTVSNHYSCFDDPGLWGCLPMGLVCNTYKIRWSMAAHDICFTNKLHSLFFMFGKCIPVVRGIGVYQDAINLCIEKAALGHWIHVFPEGKVNMEKEELRLKWGVGRIIYESPKIPIILPLWHEGMDELLPNVEPYVFQRHKKVTLNVGQPLDLNDFILDLKKRQVPEPTARKLITDKIQEAFRDLRAETEKLHRERN; encoded by the exons ATGTCCGACCGGGATGCTGATCCCCCTCTGGATGTGGCTACCGGCGTGGCGATGCCCTACAACATAGACTGGATATTCCCTAGGCTGAGGAACCCCTCGAAGTTCTGGTACGTGGTCAGCCAGTGCGTCGTCACCGCCGTTGGAATCTTCAGCAAGGTTGTGCTGA TGTTTCTGAATAAGCCCCGCGTCTACAACAAGGAGCGCCTGGTCCAGCTGATTTCCAAGCGCCCCAAGGGCATTCCCCTGGTCACCGTGTCCAACCACTACTCCTGCTTCGATGATCCTGGGCTGTGGGGCTGCCTTCCCATGGGACTCGTCTGCAACACCTATAAAATCCGCTGGTCGATGGCCGCCCACGACATCTGCTTCACCAACAAGCTGCACTCGCTCTTCTTTATGTTTG GCAAGTGCATACCTGTGGTGCGTGGCATCGGTGTCTACCAGGATGCCATCAACCTGTGCATCGAGAAGGCCGCACTGGGCCATTGGATCCACGTGTTTCCCGAAGGCAAGGTGAATATggagaaggaggagctgcGACTCAAATGGGGCGTGGGCAGGATCATCTACGAGTCGCCGAAGATTCCCATCATTCTGCCCTTGTGGCACGAGGGCATGGACGAGCTGTTGCCCAATGTGGAGCCCTATGTGTTTCAGCGGCACAAGAAGGTCACCCTGAATGTGGGCCAGCCCTTGGACCTAAACGACTTTATTTTGGACCTAAAAAAGCGGCAAGTGCCGGAGCCAACGGCACGGAAGCTCATTACAGACAAAATCCAGGAAGCCTTTCGG GATTTGCGGGCGGAGACGGAGAAATTGCATAGAGAACGCAACTAG